In Arthrobacter ramosus, one DNA window encodes the following:
- a CDS encoding redox-sensing transcriptional repressor Rex gives MEKNVTALEPSAEAVPGDKDSAAKQIPPAAVARMTLYLRALNSLLGEGVERVSSEALAEASGVSSSTLRKDLSYVGSYGTRGVGYEVQYLSRHIAAALGLTHDWKVAIVGAGNLGKALARYGGFESRGFDVVAILDADPMIIGNEVGWLRVSDAANLETVLQRTGTNMVVLALPAAVAQDVCDRVISAGIRSILSFAPVLLQVPPYVNLRKVDMATELQILAYHAQRAQTPRQAL, from the coding sequence ATGGAGAAGAACGTGACTGCGCTGGAACCGTCTGCCGAAGCTGTACCCGGGGACAAGGACTCTGCCGCGAAGCAGATACCACCCGCGGCTGTGGCCCGGATGACGCTTTATCTGCGCGCTCTGAACTCCCTGCTGGGCGAAGGCGTGGAACGCGTTTCCTCCGAGGCGCTGGCCGAGGCGTCGGGAGTCAGCTCGTCCACGTTGCGCAAGGACCTCTCCTACGTCGGCTCCTATGGAACGCGTGGCGTGGGATACGAGGTCCAGTACTTGAGCCGGCACATCGCGGCGGCGCTCGGCCTGACCCACGACTGGAAAGTGGCCATTGTGGGCGCCGGCAACCTTGGCAAAGCCTTGGCACGGTACGGCGGATTCGAGTCGCGCGGTTTCGACGTGGTGGCGATCCTCGACGCCGATCCGATGATCATCGGGAACGAAGTCGGCTGGCTGCGGGTCAGCGACGCCGCCAATCTTGAAACGGTCCTTCAGCGGACCGGCACCAACATGGTTGTCCTGGCCCTCCCGGCCGCGGTGGCACAGGACGTCTGCGACCGCGTGATCAGCGCGGGTATCCGCAGCATCCTCAGCTTTGCTCCTGTGCTGTTGCAGGTTCCGCCGTACGTGAATCTGCGCAAGGTGGACATGGCAACTGAGCTTCAAATCCTGGCGTATCACGCACAACGGGCGCAGACTCCGCGCCAGGCCCTCTAG
- a CDS encoding 30S ribosomal protein bS22 gives MGSVIKKRRKRMAKKKHRKLLRKTRHQRRNKK, from the coding sequence GTGGGTTCAGTTATTAAGAAGCGCCGCAAGCGTATGGCCAAGAAGAAGCACCGCAAACTGCTTCGTAAGACCCGCCACCAGCGTCGCAATAAGAAGTAG
- a CDS encoding YceI family protein — protein sequence MTLPANVTTGVWTLDNSHSEIGFTVRHAGISKVRGQFTEAEATLDLGSSLTDSKVAATIQTASFDSGDANRDGHVKGEDFFDVEKFPEITFVSRHVKANGDSFDLVGELTIKGVSQEVTIETEFNGVAVDPFGNTRAGVSGETTISRKDFGLTWNAVLEAGGVLVSDKVVINLELAFIAPAA from the coding sequence ATGACTCTTCCCGCAAACGTCACCACCGGCGTCTGGACCCTCGACAACTCCCACAGCGAGATCGGCTTTACGGTCCGCCACGCAGGCATCAGCAAGGTCCGCGGCCAGTTCACCGAGGCCGAGGCCACCCTTGACCTTGGCAGCAGCCTGACCGACTCCAAGGTCGCCGCAACGATCCAGACCGCCAGCTTCGACTCGGGCGACGCCAACCGCGACGGCCACGTCAAGGGCGAGGACTTCTTCGATGTGGAGAAGTTCCCGGAAATCACTTTTGTCTCCCGCCACGTCAAGGCCAACGGCGACAGCTTCGACCTCGTGGGCGAGCTGACGATCAAGGGCGTCTCCCAAGAGGTCACCATCGAGACCGAGTTCAACGGCGTGGCCGTTGACCCGTTCGGCAACACCCGCGCAGGCGTCTCCGGTGAGACCACCATCAGCCGCAAGGACTTCGGCCTGACCTGGAACGCAGTGCTCGAGGCCGGCGGCGTGCTGGTCAGCGACAAGGTTGTCATCAACCTCGAACTGGCTTTCATCGCGCCTGCCGCCTGA
- the gdhA gene encoding NADP-specific glutamate dehydrogenase, with translation MDSRLEAVRDTVLARNPGELEFHQAVTEVFESLGPVHDRHPEFLEGAVLERLCEPERQIIFRVPWTDDAGRVHVNRGFRVEFNSALGPYKGGLRFHPSVYLGIVKFLGFEQIFKNALTGMPIGGGKGGSDFDPRGRSDAEIMRFCHSFMTELYRHIGEYTDVPAGDIGVGGREIGYLFGQYKRITNRYESGVLTGKGISWGGSLVRPEATGFGTVIFAQEMLKTRGRSFDGQRVVVSGSGNVAIYAIAKAQALGATVVACSDSGGYVVDEAGIDVALLRRIKEVERGRLTEYAERRRGANYVAGGSVWDVNGAVALPCATQNELDGDAAAKLVSNGLLAVAEGANMPSTREAVAVFQDAGILFAPGKAANAGGVATSALEMQQNASRDSWSFEYTEARLTEIMVVIHDRCAETAEEYGAPGNYVLGANIGGFVKVADAMLAQGLI, from the coding sequence ATGGATTCGAGGCTGGAAGCAGTCCGGGACACCGTCTTGGCGCGGAACCCGGGCGAGCTGGAATTTCACCAGGCCGTCACCGAGGTCTTTGAAAGCCTCGGCCCGGTGCACGACCGGCACCCGGAATTCCTGGAGGGCGCCGTCCTTGAGCGCTTGTGCGAACCGGAGCGCCAAATCATCTTCCGCGTGCCGTGGACCGACGACGCCGGACGGGTTCACGTCAACCGCGGTTTCCGGGTCGAGTTCAATTCAGCCTTGGGCCCCTACAAGGGTGGACTGCGCTTCCACCCCTCGGTCTACCTGGGCATCGTCAAGTTCCTCGGCTTCGAGCAGATCTTCAAGAATGCCCTGACAGGCATGCCGATCGGTGGCGGCAAGGGCGGCTCGGACTTCGACCCCCGTGGCCGCTCCGACGCCGAAATCATGCGCTTTTGCCACTCCTTCATGACCGAGCTGTACCGCCACATCGGCGAATACACGGACGTTCCTGCCGGCGACATCGGCGTGGGAGGCCGCGAGATCGGCTACCTGTTCGGCCAATACAAGCGCATCACTAACCGCTACGAGTCGGGCGTGCTGACGGGTAAGGGAATCTCGTGGGGCGGCTCCCTCGTCCGTCCGGAAGCCACTGGTTTCGGCACGGTCATCTTTGCCCAGGAGATGCTCAAGACCCGGGGCCGGTCCTTCGATGGCCAACGTGTGGTGGTCTCCGGTTCGGGCAATGTGGCCATCTACGCCATCGCCAAAGCCCAGGCCCTCGGCGCCACCGTGGTGGCCTGCTCCGATTCCGGCGGGTACGTCGTGGACGAGGCCGGCATCGATGTCGCGCTGCTCCGCCGGATCAAGGAAGTCGAACGGGGCCGCCTCACCGAATACGCGGAGCGCCGCCGAGGAGCCAATTATGTGGCCGGCGGCTCGGTCTGGGACGTCAACGGCGCCGTTGCCCTGCCGTGCGCAACGCAGAACGAGCTCGACGGCGACGCCGCGGCCAAGCTCGTCAGCAACGGTCTGCTGGCAGTCGCCGAAGGCGCCAACATGCCCTCCACCCGTGAAGCCGTTGCCGTTTTCCAAGACGCGGGCATCCTGTTTGCCCCGGGCAAGGCAGCCAACGCCGGTGGTGTGGCGACGTCTGCGTTGGAGATGCAGCAGAACGCCAGCCGCGATTCCTGGTCCTTCGAATACACCGAAGCACGCCTTACGGAAATCATGGTGGTCATCCACGATCGTTGTGCCGAAACCGCCGAGGAATATGGCGCGCCCGGCAACTATGTCCTGGGTGCCAACATCGGCGGCTTCGTGAAGGTCGCCGACGCCATGTTGGCGCAGGGCCTCATCTAG
- a CDS encoding cytochrome c biogenesis CcdA family protein, translating into MNSPFAETILSGSLLLAIPVALLAGLVSFLSPCVLPLVPGYLGYVTGLTGVDLQKQRRGRMLAGIGLFVLGFSVIFVLLGGAFGQLGTLITGPQNAWITQLLGVLVIIMGVVFLGGFGWLQRDAKIHAKPPAGLWGAPLLGITFGLGWAPCIGPTYSAVQLLSLSGGSSAAKGALLAFVYSLGLGIPFLLIALAVRRGMGVMSFFRKHRLAIQRMGGGILILLGILMATGVWGAWVTGLQYWFQTDVKLPI; encoded by the coding sequence GTGAACAGCCCTTTCGCCGAGACCATCCTGAGCGGTTCCTTGCTGCTGGCCATCCCCGTGGCTTTGCTGGCCGGACTCGTGTCCTTCCTGTCGCCTTGCGTCCTGCCCCTGGTACCTGGCTACCTTGGCTACGTGACCGGGCTGACCGGCGTCGACCTCCAGAAGCAAAGGCGCGGGCGCATGCTCGCGGGAATCGGCCTGTTCGTCCTCGGATTCTCCGTAATTTTTGTCCTGCTCGGTGGTGCCTTCGGTCAACTGGGGACCCTCATCACCGGTCCGCAGAACGCGTGGATCACGCAATTGCTGGGCGTACTGGTGATCATCATGGGCGTCGTCTTCCTGGGTGGCTTCGGGTGGTTGCAGCGCGACGCCAAAATCCATGCCAAGCCGCCTGCCGGACTGTGGGGTGCGCCGTTGCTGGGCATCACGTTCGGACTCGGCTGGGCGCCCTGTATTGGTCCCACCTATTCCGCCGTCCAGTTGCTGAGCCTTTCCGGGGGATCGTCCGCGGCAAAGGGGGCTCTCCTGGCGTTTGTCTATAGTCTTGGCCTTGGCATTCCCTTCCTGTTGATAGCCCTGGCAGTCCGCCGGGGGATGGGTGTGATGTCCTTCTTCCGCAAGCATCGCCTCGCGATCCAGCGGATGGGCGGGGGCATCCTGATCCTCCTGGGAATCCTGATGGCCACGGGAGTGTGGGGCGCCTGGGTAACCGGGCTCCAGTACTGGTTCCAAACCGATGTGAAGTTGCCGATCTGA
- a CDS encoding helix-turn-helix domain-containing protein, translated as MSAETNFSNARFMTVAEVAEVLRVSKMTVYRLVHSGELPAVRFGRSFRVPEEAVSQYLKGAVVDGHSETA; from the coding sequence ATGTCCGCAGAGACTAACTTCTCGAACGCGCGTTTCATGACAGTGGCTGAAGTTGCCGAAGTCCTCCGGGTTTCCAAAATGACCGTGTACCGTCTGGTCCACTCGGGAGAATTGCCGGCCGTCCGATTTGGACGATCATTCCGGGTCCCCGAAGAAGCCGTGAGCCAGTACCTCAAGGGCGCGGTCGTCGACGGACACTCGGAGACGGCTTGA
- a CDS encoding TlpA family protein disulfide reductase — protein sequence MDRNITSRKTSGQKANATLTSRRSFLAVGGVALSALTMGLSACAQEDALAQQAKAGDNKNYVAGDGSVTEFAKADRKAAVGIKGTLFDGTAVTPQDLLGKVTVLNFWFAACAPCRVEAPILEELHQEFKPKGVQFYGVNLRDEKATADAFDKTFNLTYPSFNDKDGAVLLSVSGIVPPGAVPTTLVLDKEGKVAARVLGEIDKSTLKALITTAVAE from the coding sequence ATGGACCGCAATATCACCAGCCGCAAGACCAGCGGCCAGAAGGCCAATGCAACCTTGACCTCGCGCCGCAGTTTCCTCGCCGTCGGGGGCGTGGCACTTTCTGCATTGACCATGGGCCTGTCCGCCTGTGCCCAGGAAGATGCCCTGGCCCAGCAGGCCAAAGCCGGCGACAACAAGAACTACGTCGCCGGGGACGGCTCGGTGACCGAATTCGCCAAAGCGGACCGCAAGGCCGCCGTCGGGATCAAAGGCACTTTGTTCGACGGAACTGCCGTGACCCCGCAGGACCTGCTCGGCAAGGTGACCGTCCTCAACTTCTGGTTCGCCGCGTGTGCGCCGTGCCGGGTTGAAGCGCCGATTCTTGAGGAACTGCACCAGGAGTTCAAGCCCAAAGGTGTCCAGTTCTACGGTGTGAACCTCCGGGACGAGAAGGCGACGGCGGACGCGTTCGACAAGACGTTCAACCTCACGTACCCCAGCTTCAACGACAAAGACGGCGCCGTGCTGCTGTCTGTCTCCGGCATTGTGCCTCCGGGTGCGGTGCCGACCACGCTGGTGCTGGACAAAGAAGGCAAGGTTGCCGCCCGCGTCCTGGGCGAGATCGATAAGAGCACGCTCAAGGCGCTCATCACCACCGCGGTTGCCGAGTAG
- a CDS encoding alpha-hydroxy acid oxidase, which yields MTQTVQPSNAPSLEVPAKVPTAVGRPAALKRRVPKYSDLAPLMKFKKPEFSNAAKLRRASTIWELRDMAKRRTPQAPFDYTDGAAEAEITLRRARQAFQDIEFRPGILRDVSSIDLRTGILGKESRLPFGIAPTGFTRMMQSEGEYAGSQAAEAAGIPYTLSTMGTASIEDVAAAAPNGRNWFQLYLWTDRDRSLELIERAAKAGNDTLMVTVDTAVAGARLRDVRNGMTIPPALTVRTVLDASYRPAWWFNFLTHEPLTFASLSRYTGTVADLINSMFDPTLTFDDLDWLRETWKGKLVVKGIQTVEDARKVVDHGADGVVISNHGGRQLDRAPIPLHLVPEVAAALKADNSDAAIILDTGIMSGADIVAALALGADFTLIGRAYLYGLMAGGRAGVDRTIQILEKDMARTMALLGVTKISELNPDHVRLLQH from the coding sequence ATGACGCAGACCGTCCAGCCGAGCAACGCCCCTTCCCTTGAGGTGCCAGCGAAGGTCCCCACCGCCGTCGGGCGCCCCGCAGCACTCAAGCGCCGGGTTCCCAAATACTCGGACCTCGCTCCCCTCATGAAGTTCAAGAAGCCCGAGTTCAGCAACGCGGCGAAGCTGCGCCGCGCATCCACCATTTGGGAACTGCGGGACATGGCCAAGCGACGCACTCCCCAGGCGCCGTTCGACTACACGGACGGTGCAGCGGAGGCGGAGATCACCCTCCGCCGGGCCCGCCAGGCGTTCCAGGACATCGAGTTCCGGCCGGGAATCCTGCGCGACGTCTCCAGTATCGACCTCAGGACCGGGATCCTGGGCAAGGAATCACGGCTTCCGTTCGGCATCGCGCCTACGGGATTCACGCGCATGATGCAGTCGGAGGGTGAGTACGCGGGTTCGCAGGCGGCCGAAGCGGCCGGTATTCCGTACACTCTCTCCACGATGGGCACGGCTTCCATCGAGGACGTGGCCGCGGCGGCTCCGAACGGCCGCAACTGGTTCCAGCTTTACCTCTGGACGGACCGGGACCGTTCCCTGGAGCTGATCGAGCGCGCCGCCAAGGCCGGAAACGACACCCTCATGGTCACGGTGGACACCGCCGTCGCGGGCGCCCGGCTGCGGGACGTCCGCAACGGCATGACCATTCCGCCGGCGCTCACGGTGAGGACCGTCCTGGATGCCTCGTACCGGCCTGCATGGTGGTTCAACTTCCTCACGCACGAGCCGTTGACTTTCGCTTCGCTCTCCCGCTACACGGGAACCGTGGCCGACCTCATCAATTCAATGTTCGATCCCACCCTGACCTTCGACGACCTCGACTGGCTGCGCGAAACCTGGAAGGGCAAGCTGGTAGTCAAGGGCATCCAGACGGTGGAAGATGCCCGCAAGGTGGTGGACCACGGCGCGGACGGCGTCGTGATCTCCAACCACGGCGGGCGCCAACTGGACCGGGCACCGATTCCGCTGCACCTCGTTCCGGAGGTCGCCGCCGCACTGAAGGCGGACAACAGCGATGCGGCCATCATCCTGGACACCGGCATCATGAGCGGCGCCGATATCGTCGCAGCCCTGGCCCTCGGCGCCGACTTCACGCTGATCGGCCGCGCCTACCTCTACGGGCTCATGGCCGGCGGGAGGGCCGGCGTGGACCGCACCATACAGATCCTGGAGAAGGATATGGCCCGCACCATGGCCCTGCTCGGAGTCACGAAGATTTCGGAACTGAACCCGGACCACGTGCGCCTGCTGCAGCACTAG
- a CDS encoding glutaredoxin family protein, whose translation MPNPDVVLLTKADCHLCAAARDAVERVTSSLGLTWTEQSIDTDPVLRERYAEEIPVVFVDGIQRDFWKIDEARLVRVLKKAIAA comes from the coding sequence ATGCCAAATCCCGACGTCGTACTCCTCACCAAAGCTGACTGCCACCTTTGCGCCGCGGCGCGTGACGCCGTCGAACGCGTGACCTCAAGCCTTGGCCTCACGTGGACGGAACAGTCGATCGACACTGACCCGGTACTGCGCGAGCGCTACGCCGAGGAGATCCCGGTGGTGTTCGTGGACGGAATCCAGCGGGATTTCTGGAAAATCGATGAGGCACGATTGGTGCGGGTCCTGAAGAAGGCCATCGCCGCCTGA
- a CDS encoding LacI family DNA-binding transcriptional regulator, with translation MPGRRNTRRVGIADVASMAGVSHATVSRVMNGNTTVDADIAARVRAAALELKYKPNPVGRSLALGKTDTIGIVVPDLSNPTFQAILRGLSIAAARDGYRVLIADSSEVSSEEAILAGEARRRCDGVVLCAPRMSDADLEELAPSLYPLVLINRTTESVPTPSLVVDYGQGIQELAAHLVELGHRKLAYLTGPDRSASNVQRLRGLEKFTAEFPDVELQFLPGGNTFDAGFESSDAVASCGATGILVFNDVAAMGLLSGLSQRGIRVPEDLSLTGFDDMPFARYTMPPLTTAAVPITDLGDLAWRRMREQIQTNDAASPTNYFPPRIELRGSTGPVKA, from the coding sequence ATGCCAGGCAGAAGGAACACCCGGCGGGTGGGCATCGCAGATGTGGCATCCATGGCCGGTGTTTCGCATGCCACGGTTTCCCGCGTCATGAACGGAAACACCACCGTGGACGCGGACATTGCCGCTCGCGTGCGCGCGGCCGCCTTGGAGCTGAAGTACAAGCCAAACCCGGTAGGTCGGAGCCTGGCCCTGGGAAAGACGGACACCATCGGAATCGTGGTGCCGGACCTGTCCAACCCCACGTTCCAGGCCATTCTCCGCGGGCTGAGTATTGCCGCCGCCCGCGACGGCTACCGCGTGTTGATCGCCGACTCGTCCGAAGTCTCCAGCGAAGAAGCGATCCTCGCCGGGGAGGCGCGTAGGCGATGCGACGGCGTCGTTCTTTGTGCCCCCCGCATGAGCGACGCCGACCTGGAAGAACTCGCCCCCTCGCTCTATCCGCTCGTCCTCATCAACCGGACCACCGAGTCGGTGCCGACTCCCAGCCTCGTGGTGGACTACGGCCAAGGCATCCAGGAACTTGCCGCCCATCTGGTGGAGCTGGGTCATCGCAAACTGGCCTACCTGACGGGACCGGACCGCAGCGCGTCCAACGTGCAGCGCCTCCGCGGGCTCGAGAAGTTCACCGCCGAATTCCCGGACGTCGAATTGCAGTTCCTTCCCGGAGGCAACACGTTCGACGCCGGATTCGAGTCAAGCGATGCGGTCGCCTCGTGCGGTGCCACCGGCATCCTCGTCTTCAACGACGTCGCGGCGATGGGCCTCTTGAGCGGACTAAGCCAGCGCGGGATCCGCGTACCGGAAGACTTGTCGCTCACTGGTTTCGACGACATGCCCTTCGCCCGGTACACCATGCCTCCGCTGACCACCGCCGCCGTGCCGATCACCGACCTCGGGGACCTTGCGTGGCGCCGCATGCGGGAGCAGATCCAGACCAACGACGCAGCCTCCCCCACGAACTACTTCCCGCCGCGGATTGAGCTCAGGGGCAGCACCGGACCCGTCAAGGCCTAG
- a CDS encoding 3-deoxy-7-phosphoheptulonate synthase — MTSIAAEPTTHNVDVGNSRAQSTSNLRVSRFEPLPTPQEISAELPLDARSSAVVERGRDGVRAIMDGVDDRLLVIVGPCSIHDPKAGLEYARRLVSQAEKHKEDLLIVMRAYFEKPRTTVGWKGLINDPHLDGSHDIAAGLRAARGFLQQVTALGLPTATEFLEPISPQYMADLVAWGAIGARTTESQIHRQLASGLSMPIGFKNGTDGDLQVAIDACGASAAPQAFLGIDGDGRAALVATSGNPDTHVILRGGRKGPNYAADQVAAASEKLSAKGLNPRLIVDASHANSGKSHHRQAEVALEIGAQLEDDVASPIAGVMLESFLVGGAQNLDVERQSAGEQELVYGQSVTDACMEWDVTVSVLDQLAASARKRRMAASN; from the coding sequence ATGACCAGCATCGCCGCAGAGCCCACCACACATAACGTCGACGTCGGGAATTCCCGCGCCCAGTCGACGTCGAACCTGCGCGTCAGCCGCTTCGAGCCGCTCCCCACGCCGCAGGAAATCAGCGCGGAACTGCCGCTTGACGCGAGGTCTTCCGCCGTCGTCGAGCGCGGACGCGATGGAGTCCGCGCGATCATGGACGGCGTGGACGATCGCCTCCTGGTGATAGTGGGCCCTTGCTCCATCCACGATCCGAAGGCCGGCCTGGAATACGCACGCAGGCTGGTCAGCCAGGCGGAGAAGCATAAGGAAGACCTTTTGATCGTCATGCGGGCGTACTTCGAGAAGCCGCGGACCACGGTTGGCTGGAAGGGCCTCATCAACGATCCCCACCTGGACGGCAGCCACGACATTGCGGCCGGACTCCGTGCGGCGCGCGGATTCCTTCAGCAGGTCACGGCCCTGGGATTGCCGACCGCCACAGAGTTCCTGGAACCCATCAGCCCGCAATACATGGCCGACCTCGTGGCGTGGGGCGCCATCGGTGCGCGGACCACCGAGAGCCAGATCCACCGTCAGCTCGCCTCGGGACTGTCCATGCCGATCGGCTTCAAGAACGGGACCGACGGCGACCTCCAGGTAGCGATCGATGCCTGCGGTGCTTCTGCCGCACCCCAGGCGTTCCTGGGGATCGACGGCGATGGCCGCGCCGCCCTGGTGGCGACCTCGGGCAACCCGGACACGCATGTGATCCTGCGCGGGGGCCGCAAGGGTCCGAACTACGCGGCCGACCAGGTTGCCGCTGCGTCGGAGAAACTCTCGGCGAAGGGGCTGAATCCGCGGCTGATCGTTGACGCGAGCCACGCCAACAGCGGCAAGAGCCACCATCGGCAGGCCGAAGTCGCCTTGGAGATCGGTGCGCAATTGGAGGATGACGTGGCTTCGCCGATCGCCGGCGTCATGCTGGAGAGCTTCCTTGTCGGTGGGGCGCAGAACCTGGATGTGGAGCGGCAGTCTGCTGGCGAACAAGAGCTGGTGTACGGCCAGAGCGTCACGGACGCCTGCATGGAATGGGACGTCACGGTGTCCGTCCTGGACCAGTTGGCGGCCTCGGCCCGCAAGCGTCGGATGGCTGCTTCCAACTAA
- a CDS encoding FadR/GntR family transcriptional regulator — MRTHELVLSWIEKQLSDGHLVLGGRLPAERALAEQLEVSRTSVREAIRILEAMGLVRAGVGSGKDAGTVVIAEPATALGSALRLHVATQHLPVADIVETRVLLESWAVSRAKADAPELKEAARLLDEMDVSAAVDDFLALDVAFHLALAEAAGNAVVSTIMGSLREAIEGYAAALTANLPDWDSTAQRLRSEHRAILEAVNDGDGGRAATLVAAHIEGYYREAGLGLAPAEPRP; from the coding sequence ATGCGAACGCACGAGCTCGTCCTGAGTTGGATCGAAAAGCAATTGTCCGACGGGCACTTGGTGCTTGGTGGGCGGCTTCCTGCCGAGCGGGCGCTGGCAGAACAGCTGGAAGTCTCAAGGACCTCGGTCCGCGAAGCCATCAGGATCCTGGAAGCCATGGGTTTGGTGCGGGCAGGTGTCGGCTCCGGCAAGGACGCCGGGACCGTGGTCATCGCGGAACCGGCCACGGCACTCGGCTCCGCGCTCCGCCTCCACGTGGCCACGCAGCATTTGCCCGTCGCTGACATCGTGGAAACACGGGTCCTGCTCGAATCATGGGCGGTATCCCGCGCCAAGGCCGATGCCCCCGAACTCAAGGAGGCAGCGAGGCTGCTGGACGAAATGGACGTAAGTGCCGCCGTCGACGACTTCCTCGCGCTCGACGTCGCCTTCCACCTCGCGCTGGCGGAAGCCGCCGGAAATGCCGTGGTGAGCACCATCATGGGATCGCTGCGTGAAGCGATTGAGGGTTACGCCGCGGCGCTCACTGCGAACCTGCCGGATTGGGATAGCACCGCCCAGCGCCTGAGGTCGGAGCACCGCGCCATCTTGGAGGCCGTGAACGACGGCGACGGCGGCCGGGCAGCGACCCTCGTTGCCGCACACATCGAGGGGTACTACCGGGAAGCCGGGCTGGGGCTGGCCCCTGCTGAACCTAGGCCTTGA
- a CDS encoding HAD family hydrolase yields MPVEKNAVVATAPAATQQHGEAAFFDVDNTLMKGASLFHVARKMYERKAFTLSQAAGFAWKQFKFVLRGEKMEDVHSVRDSALILAAGIKVSDIKELGEEVYDEMIESRIWPGTKALAEQHLRVGRKVWLVTATPIEVATVISTRLGLTGALGTVGEVEDGAYTGRLVGEILHGPAKAVAVQRVADEEGLDLKRCWAYSDSHNDIPLLTLVGHPVCINPDAGLRRHARENNWPVYDFRSGRRAATLGLKAATVGGAVYGLWRGFSKFRSPRA; encoded by the coding sequence ATGCCCGTCGAGAAGAACGCCGTTGTGGCCACCGCGCCGGCTGCAACGCAGCAACACGGCGAAGCCGCATTCTTCGACGTCGACAACACCCTCATGAAGGGTGCCAGCCTCTTCCACGTCGCCCGGAAGATGTATGAACGCAAGGCCTTCACGCTCTCCCAAGCCGCGGGCTTTGCCTGGAAGCAGTTCAAGTTCGTCCTGCGGGGCGAAAAAATGGAGGACGTCCATTCCGTCCGGGATTCCGCGCTGATCCTCGCGGCCGGTATCAAGGTGTCAGATATCAAGGAGCTGGGCGAAGAGGTCTACGACGAGATGATCGAGTCGCGGATCTGGCCTGGTACGAAGGCCCTGGCAGAACAGCATCTGCGTGTTGGCCGGAAGGTCTGGCTCGTGACCGCCACGCCCATCGAAGTTGCCACCGTCATTTCCACGCGCCTCGGCCTGACCGGCGCCCTGGGTACCGTGGGCGAAGTTGAAGATGGCGCCTACACGGGCCGGCTGGTGGGCGAGATCCTCCACGGGCCGGCCAAGGCCGTGGCTGTGCAGCGCGTAGCGGACGAAGAAGGCCTGGACCTGAAACGCTGCTGGGCGTACAGCGATTCACATAACGACATCCCGCTGCTCACTTTGGTGGGCCACCCGGTGTGCATCAATCCCGATGCCGGGCTGCGCCGCCATGCGCGGGAGAACAACTGGCCTGTTTACGACTTCCGTTCCGGCCGCCGGGCAGCGACGCTCGGCCTCAAAGCCGCGACCGTCGGTGGCGCCGTCTACGGTCTGTGGCGGGGTTTCTCCAAGTTCCGCAGCCCGAGGGCCTAA
- a CDS encoding histidine phosphatase family protein: MPQATVHLLRHGEVYNPDGILYGRLPEFHLSERGREMAKMLADHFAARVAQGANIVYLVSSPLTRAQETALPASQALDLQIHTEPRIIEAENHFEGLRANISEFIKPKHWREYRNPLRPSWGESYQDQVTRMRAAVEDARLKAIELGGDGAEAILVSHQLPIYATRLSAEGRPLWHDPRKRECTLTSLTSIVFDDGKVARVEYSEPAAVLLPGAARTPGA; the protein is encoded by the coding sequence ATGCCCCAAGCAACTGTCCATCTGCTCCGCCATGGCGAGGTCTACAATCCCGACGGCATTCTGTACGGCAGACTGCCTGAATTCCACCTCTCCGAACGCGGCCGCGAGATGGCCAAGATGCTCGCGGACCACTTCGCTGCCCGTGTCGCGCAGGGGGCCAACATCGTTTACCTTGTCTCCTCGCCGTTGACCCGCGCGCAGGAAACCGCGCTTCCCGCTTCGCAGGCGCTGGACCTCCAGATCCACACGGAACCGCGGATCATCGAGGCGGAGAACCACTTCGAAGGGCTCAGGGCCAACATCTCCGAATTCATCAAGCCCAAGCACTGGCGCGAGTACCGCAACCCGCTGCGTCCGTCCTGGGGCGAGTCTTACCAGGACCAGGTCACCCGCATGCGTGCCGCCGTCGAGGACGCCCGGCTGAAGGCGATCGAACTCGGCGGCGATGGCGCCGAAGCCATCCTCGTCAGCCACCAGCTCCCCATCTACGCCACGCGCCTCAGCGCGGAGGGCCGCCCTTTGTGGCACGATCCGCGCAAACGCGAGTGCACTCTGACGTCCCTGACTTCCATCGTGTTCGACGACGGCAAGGTTGCGCGGGTGGAGTACAGCGAACCCGCCGCCGTACTGCTGCCCGGTGCCGCGAGGACCCCTGGAGCATGA